In one Lolium rigidum isolate FL_2022 chromosome 3, APGP_CSIRO_Lrig_0.1, whole genome shotgun sequence genomic region, the following are encoded:
- the LOC124698417 gene encoding peroxidase 2-like, whose translation MASASVKLSIALTCALLLSSACHGLEVGYYKKSCPGVEAIVRDEVKKFVYKDAGIGAGLIRIFFHDCFVEGCDASVLLDPTPANPQPEKLSPPNFPSLRGFEAIDAAKDAVEKACPGVVSCADIVAFAGRDAAYFLSKMTVKINMPAGRLDGLISNFNEALSNLPPPIFNITQLIASFAAKGLNTEDMVVLSGAHTIGVSHCSSFVSDRLAVPSDINAALAGILRRQCPANPTAANDPTVNQDVVTPNALDNQYYKNVLAHKVLFTSDATLLTTPATTQMVLDNANIRGLWEDKFNKAMVKMGAIGVKTGNQGEIRRNCRVVNH comes from the coding sequence ATGGCTTCAGCTTCGGTTAAGCTTTCTATTGCCCTGACATGCGCATTGCTCTTGTCGTCAGCGTGTCATGGCCTGGAGGTGGGCTACTACAAGAAATCGTGCCCCGGCGTGGAGGCTATCGTGAGGGACGAGGTGAAGAAGTTCGTCTACAAGGACGCCGGCATCGGCGCTGGGCTGATCCGCATATTCTTCCACGACTGCTTTGTTGAGGGATGTGATGCCTCCGTCCTCCTGGACCCAACACCGGCCAACCCGCAGCCGGAGAAGCTTAGCCCTCCCAACTTCCCCAGCCTCCGTGGGTTTGAGGCCATCGATGCAGCCAAGGACGCTGTGGAAAAAGCCTGCCCGGGCGTGGTATCCTGCGCTGACATTGTTGCCTTCGCCGGCCGTGATGCAGCTTACTTCCTTAGCAAGATGACGGTGAAGATCAACATGCCGGCAGGCCGTCTGGATGGGCTCATTTCCAACTTCAATGAGGCCCTCTCTAACCTGCCGCCTCCAATTTTTAACATCACTCAGCTCATCGCCAGCTTCGCCGCCAAAGGGCTCAACACAGAGGACATGGTGGTTCTTTCTGGCGCCCACACCATTGGGGTCTCACATTGCTCATCCTTCGTCTCTGACCGTCTTGCCGTCCCCTCCGACATCAACGCCGCCCTCGCCGGCATCCTGAGGAGGCAATGTCCTGCCAACCCGACCGCAGCCAATGACCCCACGGTGAACCAGGACGTGGTAACCCCTAACGCGCTTGACAACCAGTACTACAAGAACGTCCTCGCACACAAGGTTTTGTTCACGTCAGATGCCACCCTTCTTACCACACCGGCGACCACCCAGATGGTGCTTGACAATGCCAACATCCGTGGACTGTGGGAAGACAAGTTCAACAAGGCGATGGTCAAGATGGGTGCCATCGGAGTCAAGACTGGAAACCAAGGTGAAATCAGGAGGAACTGCAGGGTCGTCAACCACTGA